Proteins from a genomic interval of Hornefia porci:
- the scpB gene encoding SMC-Scp complex subunit ScpB, whose translation MTSRKVIKSAFESMLFVWGQPLPAKDAAEIFDISEQEAIGCFEELQAEYEQEGRGIRIRRVGKSFQFVTCGENETFVRRLCTPVKIKKLSQAALEVLAIIAYKQPVTKGEIDSIRGIRCDRVVEGLLKKGLIRDMGRSEAVGRPVLYGTTEEFLKHFGFSSLKELPDIEDIEGIMGVDDDEGEEEDSRQISIEMEMADGSGTH comes from the coding sequence ATGACCAGTAGAAAAGTGATTAAATCGGCTTTCGAGTCGATGCTGTTTGTCTGGGGACAGCCGCTTCCGGCAAAGGATGCTGCGGAAATTTTCGATATCAGCGAGCAGGAGGCTATTGGCTGCTTTGAGGAGCTTCAGGCGGAATACGAACAGGAAGGCCGGGGAATCCGGATACGTAGAGTGGGGAAATCCTTTCAGTTTGTGACCTGCGGTGAGAACGAAACGTTCGTGCGGAGGCTTTGTACTCCGGTAAAAATCAAGAAGCTCTCGCAGGCCGCGCTGGAGGTCCTTGCAATAATCGCCTACAAACAGCCGGTGACAAAGGGCGAGATCGATTCCATACGGGGAATCCGGTGTGACCGCGTCGTGGAAGGCCTTCTGAAGAAGGGTCTGATACGGGACATGGGACGTTCCGAGGCGGTCGGGCGGCCGGTCCTTTACGGAACGACGGAAGAGTTTCTGAAGCATTTCGGCTTCTCCTCTCTGAAGGAGCTTCCGGATATCGAGGATATCGAAGGGATTATGGGAGTCGATGACGACGAAGGTGAAGAAGAGGATTCGAGACAGATCTCGATAGAAATGGAGATGGCAGATGGCAGTGGAACTCATTGA
- a CDS encoding CpXC domain-containing protein gives MAVELIEVECPGCGEMIQVRQEEFVDVKENPEYREKIIEGDFFLNRCPSCGDVVMVEYPLMYMDPDRKLNFYMAPEHEDDLLEQLNSLELPEAAVDAEAVFRLVPNGLGLTEKILIAETGRDDRVLELCKFVIWDQVREEWPDLEPGDLLYMFDEDGEYFVIWPSDNGQDEKLTIPLDAELYREIEEHYMDALAIPAGKYAEVDQRWIGERFER, from the coding sequence ATGGCAGTGGAACTCATTGAGGTGGAATGCCCCGGCTGCGGGGAGATGATTCAGGTTCGCCAGGAAGAATTTGTGGATGTAAAAGAAAATCCGGAATACCGGGAGAAGATTATCGAAGGGGACTTTTTCCTCAACCGGTGCCCGTCCTGCGGAGATGTGGTTATGGTGGAATATCCGCTCATGTACATGGATCCGGACCGGAAACTGAATTTCTACATGGCGCCGGAGCACGAGGACGACCTGCTGGAGCAGCTGAACAGTCTGGAGCTTCCGGAGGCTGCGGTGGACGCGGAGGCGGTGTTCCGCCTGGTTCCAAACGGTCTCGGCCTGACGGAGAAGATTCTGATTGCGGAAACGGGACGGGATGACCGGGTGCTTGAGCTCTGCAAATTTGTAATCTGGGATCAGGTCAGGGAGGAATGGCCGGATCTGGAGCCGGGCGATCTGCTGTACATGTTTGATGAGGACGGGGAATATTTTGTGATCTGGCCCTCGGACAACGGACAGGACGAGAAGCTGACGATTCCTCTGGACGCAGAGCTGTACCGGGAAATCGAGGAGCATTACATGGATGCGCTGGCGATACCGGCGGGGAAATACGCCGAGGTTGATCAGCGATGGATCGGCGAAAGGTTTGAGCGGTAG
- a CDS encoding IS1634 family transposase, protein MCAQILLDPIFHDLGLASLMATIKHNSRITYDLANYMRLLVYGRICRPASKFATARENDDYYVPLVKDDSYVYHVYDTLDVVYENRFKIMQRINSSIMKGMGRDTSLLFYDVTNFYFEIGDPDPEEEDEAGNIIGKGIRQNGVCKEQRKQPIVQMAMFLDRNGIPISINLFPGNTLDHQTAVPTYDETVTKLGFSGRSIFIADKGICTGPIMCRLLDDGNGYIISKSLKKSTKNDVEWTLDQDGYTVVDDNFKFKSRIITRKVRDAEGNIRTIQQKSVVYWSRKFYARDVAEHRKFLDFIRKLKDSPSSFRVTHAQARSLRRFLSKDVVNKDTGEILDSDKLLAMIDETKLEQYTSLMGYYQLRTSELGMDPQEVIDKYHGLSRIEDQFHEMKGTLETRPMFVKTKEHIHAHLLICMIALIMVRLIQRKYLLKNPRSKNDGRNWTYGISGRRVQEALQKWGVVPMGDDSYWFANADTEDVLKILDAFDLKIPKKLYSDGEIRKLKKQIKTF, encoded by the coding sequence ATGTGTGCGCAGATCCTTCTGGATCCGATTTTTCATGACCTCGGACTGGCTTCCCTCATGGCAACGATCAAGCATAACTCCAGAATCACCTACGATCTTGCAAATTACATGCGGCTTCTGGTCTACGGAAGAATCTGCCGTCCGGCTTCGAAATTTGCTACTGCCCGCGAGAATGATGACTACTATGTACCATTGGTCAAGGATGACTCTTATGTCTATCATGTCTATGACACATTAGATGTCGTCTATGAAAATCGCTTTAAAATCATGCAGAGAATTAATTCGTCCATCATGAAAGGTATGGGCAGAGATACTTCTCTTCTGTTCTACGATGTAACGAATTTTTACTTTGAGATTGGTGATCCTGATCCTGAGGAAGAAGATGAAGCCGGCAACATCATTGGCAAAGGCATACGGCAGAACGGTGTTTGCAAGGAGCAGAGGAAGCAACCGATTGTCCAGATGGCGATGTTCCTTGATCGCAACGGCATTCCCATTTCCATCAATCTGTTTCCCGGAAATACCCTGGACCATCAGACGGCTGTTCCGACATATGATGAAACCGTTACGAAACTGGGGTTTTCCGGAAGATCCATATTTATCGCAGACAAAGGGATCTGCACAGGACCGATTATGTGCCGCCTTCTGGATGACGGCAACGGTTACATCATCAGCAAGAGCCTGAAAAAATCAACGAAAAATGACGTAGAATGGACACTGGATCAGGATGGATATACCGTTGTGGATGACAATTTCAAATTCAAATCCCGTATCATTACAAGGAAAGTCCGGGATGCGGAGGGGAATATCCGGACAATTCAGCAGAAATCCGTCGTTTACTGGAGCAGAAAATTCTATGCCCGCGATGTTGCCGAACACAGGAAGTTCCTTGACTTTATCAGGAAACTGAAGGACAGTCCGTCATCTTTTCGTGTCACCCATGCACAGGCCAGAAGTCTGAGGAGATTCCTGTCAAAAGACGTCGTGAACAAGGATACCGGAGAGATTCTGGATTCCGATAAACTGCTTGCAATGATCGATGAAACAAAACTGGAACAGTACACCTCACTCATGGGATATTACCAGCTTAGAACAAGTGAACTGGGCATGGACCCGCAGGAAGTCATTGATAAATATCACGGTCTTTCCAGAATTGAGGATCAGTTCCATGAAATGAAAGGCACTCTGGAAACACGTCCGATGTTTGTAAAAACCAAAGAACACATTCATGCGCATCTTCTGATCTGCATGATCGCATTGATCATGGTTCGACTGATTCAGAGGAAATATTTACTGAAAAATCCCAGATCCAAGAATGATGGCCGCAACTGGACCTATGGAATTTCCGGAAGACGTGTGCAGGAGGCTCTTCAGAAGTGGGGCGTGGTTCCTATGGGAGATGACAGTTATTGGTTTGCGAATGCAGATACAGAAGATGTATTGAAGATCCTGGATGCTTTTGACCTGAAGATTCCAAAGAAACTGTACTCCGATGGGGAGATCCGGAAATTGAAGAAGCAGATTAAAACGTTCTAG
- a CDS encoding low molecular weight protein-tyrosine-phosphatase, whose translation MIKILFVCHGNICRSPMAEYMMKDMVRYRQLEEQFYIESAGVASDNVGMEMQEGAKNKLRSVGVPYDNHRTARQMTREDYKNFDYVICMDENNRKELYNLFGGDPEKKIHLLLDFTEREEKNIPDPWFTNDFDDTYDDMLVGISGLLKALREQDGALSRETPAAAPAPRTEPGRVSAPRTEPGRAQTPRSLDKMAGCR comes from the coding sequence TTGATTAAGATACTCTTTGTCTGCCACGGCAACATCTGCCGTTCGCCTATGGCAGAATATATGATGAAGGATATGGTTCGGTACCGGCAGCTGGAGGAGCAGTTTTACATTGAATCCGCCGGCGTGGCTTCCGACAATGTGGGAATGGAGATGCAGGAGGGCGCGAAAAACAAGCTGCGTTCTGTAGGAGTTCCCTATGATAATCATCGGACTGCCCGCCAGATGACCCGGGAGGACTATAAAAATTTCGATTATGTGATCTGCATGGACGAGAATAACAGAAAAGAACTGTATAATCTGTTCGGCGGCGATCCGGAGAAGAAGATCCATCTCCTTCTGGATTTTACGGAGAGAGAGGAGAAAAACATCCCCGATCCGTGGTTTACCAACGATTTTGATGATACCTACGATGATATGCTGGTGGGAATCAGCGGGCTGCTGAAGGCTCTCCGGGAGCAGGACGGAGCGCTTTCCCGGGAAACCCCGGCGGCGGCTCCGGCTCCGCGCACTGAACCGGGCCGTGTTTCGGCTCCGCGTACCGAACCGGGCCGTGCCCAGACGCCCCGAAGCCTTGACAAAATGGCGGGATGTCGTTAA
- the scfA gene encoding six-cysteine ranthipeptide SCIFF, which translates to MKRIKTIETRNLKESLKDGGCGECQTSCQSACKTSCGIANQKCEKAE; encoded by the coding sequence ATGAAGAGAATTAAAACAATCGAGACGAGAAATCTGAAGGAAAGCCTGAAGGACGGCGGATGCGGCGAGTGCCAGACCTCCTGCCAGTCGGCCTGCAAGACTTCCTGCGGAATTGCCAATCAGAAGTGCGAGAAGGCTGAGTAA
- the scfB gene encoding thioether cross-link-forming SCIFF peptide maturase, translated as MIHQYRLNGYNIVLDVNSGSVHSVDDVAYDIIQLFCDGEISREEIASRMLEKYGESQGLTRGEIEEVFRDIDMLREEGKLFTEDLYEPRAFDLKNHHTELKALCLHVAHTCNLSCSYCFAAQGRFHGERGLMSLETGKRALDFLVKNSGDRVNLEVDFFGGEPLMNWDVVKGIVEYGRSIEKEHGKNFRFTLTTNGVGINDEVIEFSNREMHNVVLSLDGRKEVHDRLRKTVDGRGSYDLIVPKFRKFVEARGGRNYYMRGTFTHANTDFTNDIFHMADLGFDQLSMEPVVCPPEDPAALTEEDLPVLFRQYELLAEEMLRRERKGHPITFYHYMIDLSGGPCIYKRISGCGSGTEYLAVTPWGDLYPCHQFVGEEQFCMGDIWQGITAPDVREEFRSCNVYAREECRDCWARLYCSGGCAANAWHAAGSVRGVYEYGCRLFRKRVECAIMMKVAEAYGEENENQ; from the coding sequence ATGATACATCAGTACAGGCTGAACGGCTATAATATCGTGCTGGATGTGAACAGCGGTTCTGTACACAGTGTGGATGATGTTGCGTATGACATCATCCAGCTTTTTTGTGACGGAGAAATTTCACGCGAGGAGATTGCGTCCCGCATGCTGGAGAAGTACGGCGAATCCCAGGGACTGACCCGCGGAGAGATTGAAGAGGTTTTCAGGGATATAGACATGCTGCGCGAGGAGGGCAAACTCTTCACGGAGGATCTGTATGAACCCCGCGCCTTTGATCTGAAAAATCACCATACGGAGCTCAAGGCGCTGTGCCTGCATGTGGCCCACACCTGCAATCTCAGCTGCTCTTACTGCTTTGCCGCACAGGGAAGGTTCCACGGAGAGCGTGGACTGATGAGTCTGGAAACCGGAAAACGCGCTCTGGATTTTCTGGTGAAGAATTCCGGTGACCGGGTGAATCTGGAGGTGGATTTTTTCGGAGGCGAGCCTCTGATGAACTGGGACGTGGTAAAGGGCATCGTGGAATACGGCCGCTCCATTGAGAAGGAGCACGGAAAAAACTTCCGCTTCACGCTGACCACCAACGGCGTGGGAATTAACGATGAGGTCATTGAGTTCTCAAACCGGGAGATGCATAATGTGGTGCTGAGTCTGGACGGACGGAAGGAGGTTCACGACCGTCTGCGGAAAACCGTGGACGGTCGCGGAAGCTATGATCTGATTGTCCCGAAATTCCGGAAATTTGTCGAGGCTCGCGGCGGCAGAAATTATTACATGCGGGGAACCTTTACTCACGCAAACACGGATTTTACCAATGATATTTTTCACATGGCGGATCTGGGATTCGATCAGCTTTCGATGGAACCGGTGGTATGTCCGCCGGAGGATCCCGCGGCACTGACGGAGGAGGATCTGCCGGTTCTGTTTCGGCAGTATGAACTGTTGGCTGAGGAGATGCTGCGCCGTGAGAGGAAGGGACATCCGATCACATTCTATCACTATATGATCGATCTCAGCGGCGGCCCCTGCATCTACAAAAGAATATCCGGCTGTGGCTCCGGCACGGAGTATCTCGCTGTAACGCCCTGGGGTGACCTGTACCCATGTCATCAGTTCGTGGGTGAGGAACAGTTCTGTATGGGGGATATCTGGCAGGGAATTACTGCTCCGGACGTTCGGGAGGAGTTCCGCAGCTGTAATGTCTACGCCCGTGAAGAATGCAGAGACTGCTGGGCCAGGCTGTACTGCTCGGGCGGCTGCGCCGCCAACGCCTGGCACGCCGCCGGGTCAGTCCGGGGTGTCTATGAGTACGGATGCAGACTGTTCCGCAAACGGGTTGAATGCGCGATTATGATGAAGGTCGCAGAAGCATACGGAGAAGAAAATGAGAATCAATAA
- a CDS encoding pseudouridine synthase, with the protein MRINKYIAAAGVTSRRKADELIRAGKVEVNGVRLTEPGYDVQPGDKVFVDGNRISYGGRDAYYVMNKPIGCITAVSDDRGRITVLDLMPDVEERVFPVGRLDYNTSGLLFLTSDGEFAHHIMHPSGAVNKTYRVRVAGSVSAVKLAKLRRGVDIGGFVTSRAKVDVITWNRRSTILEVTIHEGKNRQIRRMFSAVGCPVQELTRISIGNIKLGHLKPGQYRKMTRGEIEHLRSL; encoded by the coding sequence ATGAGAATCAATAAGTATATCGCCGCCGCAGGCGTGACCAGCCGCCGGAAAGCGGATGAGCTGATCCGCGCGGGAAAGGTGGAGGTAAACGGCGTCCGCCTTACGGAGCCGGGATATGACGTGCAGCCCGGGGACAAGGTCTTTGTGGACGGGAACAGAATATCATACGGCGGCCGCGACGCGTACTACGTCATGAATAAGCCGATCGGATGCATCACGGCAGTTTCCGACGACCGGGGGCGGATTACAGTGCTGGATCTGATGCCGGATGTTGAGGAACGGGTCTTTCCGGTGGGAAGACTGGACTACAATACATCGGGACTGCTGTTCCTGACCTCCGACGGCGAGTTCGCCCATCATATCATGCATCCTTCCGGAGCGGTGAACAAAACCTATCGGGTGCGTGTGGCCGGAAGCGTCAGCGCGGTGAAACTCGCAAAGCTCCGCCGCGGCGTCGACATCGGGGGCTTCGTTACCTCCCGCGCAAAGGTGGATGTCATCACCTGGAACCGCCGCTCCACGATTCTGGAAGTCACCATCCACGAAGGCAAAAACCGTCAGATCCGCCGCATGTTCAGCGCGGTGGGATGCCCCGTGCAGGAGCTCACCCGCATCTCCATCGGCAATATCAAGCTCGGACATCTGAAGCCCGGTCAGTACCGGAAAATGACCCGGGGCGAAATCGAACATCTGCGCAGCCTGTGA
- a CDS encoding sigma-54 interaction domain-containing protein, with translation MNQTRDFGENRVLEPQYVLPTSAWKLDNRREIEPFEMRVRLKKIHIEGTSFKQIRMEANDNDEKIKQKIIDIVIRRGKLHNPVTDTGGLAYGTVEEIGPEYENRLGLSPGDDVICNASLTTIPIYIDKVISVDRAFGQADVEGYTILYSRIPVVRKAEDVPMNLMLYALNESGTLLKVSNIAVGKRKFLVVGNDELTNIFYGYAIRKIAREDAEIICLLDRKTESVLQGSSMERLMEKVFTEVRMVDILKPMECLAELRDRAPFDLTVNCADIPGAETINILATREGGTVMFANLINNYNIALYITESISKRLNVLCADGYSEVYDRFDVELVRDLAPYVERAVEANVQLDDDPAYPVDRKSRLREVSGQRQTMLEDFVCESRAMAAVLDEILTVSRYDCNVLIAGDTGVGKEKVANIIYKNSMRKMQPFIKVNCASITSDLIESEFFGCEEGAMGEKRPGGRKGYFELADNGTVFLDDVGELSQDMQAKLLRVIQDGEFRRVGGSVPVKTNVRILSATNRDLEAAIEDGSFRRDLYYRLNVVRIRIPSLKDRPGDIPALVHHFLKKYGKKFDMKRHIDEDAVEYLKQCEWEGNIRELENVVQRLMISSDQEQITLLDVMKELHGDVFEAAALDSGDTKEDGQIMDLEKMVQNFEKNILKMACEQYGSTRKAARAVGISQTQLVRKKKKYDI, from the coding sequence ATGAACCAGACCAGAGACTTTGGTGAAAACAGAGTGCTGGAACCACAGTACGTTCTGCCGACATCAGCCTGGAAGCTTGATAACCGGAGGGAAATCGAACCCTTTGAGATGCGTGTGAGGCTGAAGAAAATCCACATTGAAGGCACGAGTTTCAAGCAGATTCGGATGGAAGCGAACGACAATGACGAGAAAATCAAACAGAAAATCATCGATATCGTGATCCGTCGCGGCAAGCTGCATAATCCGGTGACAGACACCGGCGGGCTCGCCTACGGCACCGTCGAGGAAATCGGACCGGAGTATGAGAACCGTCTTGGACTCTCTCCGGGAGACGATGTGATCTGCAATGCGTCCCTGACGACGATTCCTATTTATATCGACAAAGTGATATCCGTTGACCGCGCCTTCGGGCAGGCGGACGTGGAGGGCTACACGATTCTCTACTCCAGAATTCCTGTGGTACGGAAGGCAGAAGATGTTCCGATGAATCTGATGCTGTACGCGCTGAACGAGTCGGGAACCCTGCTGAAGGTCAGTAATATTGCGGTAGGAAAACGGAAATTCCTGGTAGTGGGGAACGATGAGCTTACAAATATTTTCTACGGCTACGCTATCCGGAAGATTGCCAGAGAGGATGCGGAGATCATCTGCCTTCTTGATCGTAAGACAGAGTCCGTGCTGCAGGGCAGCTCGATGGAGCGCCTGATGGAGAAGGTCTTCACCGAGGTGCGGATGGTCGATATTCTGAAGCCGATGGAATGTCTGGCGGAGCTGCGGGATCGTGCCCCCTTCGATCTGACGGTGAACTGTGCGGATATTCCGGGGGCTGAAACCATCAACATTCTAGCTACCCGCGAAGGCGGGACCGTAATGTTCGCAAATCTGATTAACAATTACAATATTGCTTTGTACATCACAGAGTCTATCTCTAAGCGGCTGAACGTCCTCTGCGCTGACGGGTACAGCGAGGTCTATGACCGGTTCGACGTGGAGCTGGTCCGCGACCTGGCGCCGTATGTGGAACGGGCGGTGGAGGCGAACGTGCAGCTGGACGATGATCCGGCCTATCCGGTGGACCGCAAGAGCCGGCTGCGCGAGGTTTCCGGACAGCGGCAGACCATGCTGGAGGATTTTGTGTGCGAAAGCCGTGCGATGGCGGCGGTTCTGGACGAGATCCTTACGGTTTCCCGATACGACTGCAACGTGCTGATTGCCGGGGACACGGGGGTCGGGAAGGAAAAAGTCGCCAACATCATCTACAAAAACAGCATGCGGAAGATGCAGCCGTTCATCAAGGTAAACTGCGCGTCGATTACTTCCGACCTGATAGAAAGCGAGTTCTTCGGCTGTGAAGAGGGGGCGATGGGCGAGAAGCGCCCCGGCGGCCGGAAGGGGTATTTCGAGCTGGCGGATAACGGAACTGTTTTCCTGGACGATGTGGGCGAGCTTTCCCAGGATATGCAGGCCAAGCTTCTGCGCGTGATTCAGGACGGCGAATTCCGCAGAGTCGGCGGGAGCGTGCCGGTGAAAACCAACGTGAGGATTTTGTCGGCAACAAACCGCGACCTGGAGGCGGCGATCGAAGACGGGAGCTTCCGGCGGGATCTCTACTACCGACTGAACGTGGTCCGCATACGGATTCCCAGCCTGAAGGACCGGCCCGGCGATATCCCGGCGCTGGTTCATCACTTCCTGAAGAAATACGGGAAGAAATTCGATATGAAACGGCACATCGATGAGGATGCGGTGGAATACCTGAAGCAGTGTGAATGGGAAGGGAATATCCGGGAGCTGGAGAACGTTGTGCAGCGCCTGATGATCAGCTCAGATCAGGAGCAGATTACGCTTCTGGACGTGATGAAGGAGCTGCACGGCGATGTCTTTGAGGCGGCGGCGCTGGACAGTGGAGATACAAAGGAAGACGGGCAGATCATGGATCTGGAGAAAATGGTCCAGAACTTCGAGAAAAACATTCTGAAGATGGCCTGTGAACAGTACGGCTCCACAAGAAAAGCGGCCAGGGCCGTCGGAATCAGCCAGACACAGCTGGTGCGGAAAAAGAAAAAGTATGACATCTGA
- a CDS encoding zinc-binding dehydrogenase, which translates to MKKGNPYGTHRVISPKGVLPQPADVIDNDMEIYDNEVKINVKTLNIDSASFTSVCDHACGKKPADITSDEDKKAVADTMLGIVAKAGKHKNPWTGSGGMLIGTVEEIGPNWKGDLKVGDKIATLVSLSLTPLVIDEILEMRPAIDQVDIKGHAILFQSGIYAKLPDDMEEGLALSALDVAGAPAQAAKLCQLGQTVLVIGGGGKSGLLCLYEAKKRVGVTGKVICAAGSQKSEDRARNLDLADEYFHMDATDAVGMYEKIMELTDGQLCDVVINCVNIENTEMASILTCKDDGTVYFFSMATSFTKAALGAEGVGKDVNMIIGNGYTKGHAEVTLQVLREHDGIRKLFQEMYA; encoded by the coding sequence ATGAAAAAAGGAAATCCATATGGAACACACAGAGTCATCTCCCCGAAGGGTGTTCTGCCGCAGCCGGCAGACGTTATCGATAACGATATGGAGATCTATGACAACGAAGTCAAGATCAACGTCAAGACCCTGAACATCGACTCTGCGTCATTCACATCTGTATGCGATCACGCATGTGGAAAGAAGCCTGCTGACATCACTTCCGACGAGGACAAGAAGGCAGTTGCGGACACCATGCTGGGCATTGTTGCTAAGGCAGGAAAGCATAAGAACCCCTGGACAGGTTCCGGCGGAATGCTGATCGGTACTGTTGAGGAAATCGGACCGAACTGGAAGGGCGACCTGAAGGTCGGCGACAAGATCGCTACGCTGGTTTCTCTGTCCCTGACTCCGCTGGTTATCGATGAGATTCTGGAGATGAGACCGGCAATCGACCAGGTTGACATCAAGGGTCATGCGATTCTGTTCCAGAGCGGCATCTATGCGAAGCTGCCTGACGATATGGAAGAGGGACTGGCTCTGTCTGCTCTGGACGTTGCGGGAGCTCCGGCTCAGGCTGCGAAGCTCTGCCAGCTGGGACAGACTGTTCTGGTCATCGGCGGCGGCGGAAAATCCGGACTGCTGTGCCTGTATGAGGCAAAGAAGAGAGTCGGCGTTACCGGTAAGGTTATCTGCGCTGCGGGATCTCAGAAATCCGAAGACAGAGCGCGCAACCTGGATCTGGCGGACGAGTACTTCCACATGGACGCTACCGATGCGGTCGGTATGTATGAGAAGATCATGGAGCTGACAGACGGACAGCTCTGCGACGTCGTTATCAACTGCGTTAACATCGAGAACACTGAGATGGCTTCCATCCTGACCTGCAAGGACGACGGAACCGTTTACTTCTTCTCCATGGCGACCAGCTTCACAAAGGCTGCTCTGGGAGCTGAGGGCGTAGGCAAGGACGTCAACATGATCATCGGAAACGGCTACACCAAGGGTCACGCGGAGGTTACTCTGCAGGTGCTGAGAGAGCATGACGGAATCCGCAAGCTCTTCCAGGAAATGTATGCGTAA
- the ablA gene encoding lysine 2,3-aminomutase: MAIRNWKDIPLFKDVTDEQWNDWHWQVSHRLSTVEDIAQVVNLTDQEKADIEKVMGGFRVGITPYYASLMDPDDPRDPVRMQAVPTLAEMHRSEADDADPLHEDSDSPAPGLTHRYPDRVLFLITDQCSMYCRHCTRRRLAGETDGARSREDIDACIDYIRRTPQVRDVLLSGGDALCVEDDTLEYIISELRKIDHVEIVRLGSRTPVVMPMRITDNLVNMLKKYHPIWLNTHFNHPKEMTPEAAEACRKLADAGIPLGNQSVLLRGVNDCKHIMRDLVHVLVKNRVRPYYIYICDLSVGIEHFRTSVAKGIEIIEGLRGHTSGYCVPTFVVDAPGGGGKTPVQPQYVISETPDKVILRNYEGVITTYTQPHLPDLPCKCDYCTGKKTYKYEGVSALGEGLQIKSMEPAHLARHERNAKNKQK, translated from the coding sequence ATGGCAATCAGAAATTGGAAGGACATTCCTTTGTTCAAGGATGTCACGGATGAACAGTGGAACGATTGGCACTGGCAGGTATCCCACAGACTTTCAACGGTGGAGGATATCGCTCAGGTTGTGAATCTGACAGATCAGGAGAAGGCTGACATCGAGAAGGTTATGGGCGGATTCCGCGTTGGAATCACTCCGTACTACGCTTCCCTGATGGATCCCGATGATCCGAGAGACCCGGTCAGAATGCAGGCGGTTCCGACGCTGGCAGAGATGCACAGATCGGAAGCGGACGATGCTGACCCGCTGCATGAGGACTCCGACTCTCCGGCTCCGGGACTGACCCACAGATATCCGGACAGAGTTCTGTTCCTGATTACGGACCAGTGTTCCATGTACTGCCGTCACTGCACCAGAAGAAGACTGGCCGGCGAGACTGACGGAGCGAGATCCAGAGAAGACATCGACGCGTGTATCGATTACATCAGACGGACTCCGCAGGTCAGAGACGTCCTGCTGTCCGGCGGCGACGCGCTCTGTGTTGAGGACGATACGCTGGAGTACATCATCAGCGAGCTGAGAAAGATCGACCACGTTGAAATCGTCAGACTCGGTTCCAGAACGCCGGTGGTTATGCCGATGCGTATTACAGACAACCTGGTCAACATGCTGAAGAAATATCACCCGATATGGCTGAACACACACTTCAACCATCCGAAGGAAATGACTCCGGAAGCAGCGGAAGCATGTCGCAAGCTGGCTGACGCGGGTATTCCGCTCGGAAACCAGTCCGTACTGCTGAGAGGCGTCAACGACTGCAAGCACATCATGAGAGACCTGGTACATGTACTGGTCAAGAACAGAGTCAGACCGTACTACATCTACATCTGCGACCTGTCCGTCGGCATCGAGCACTTCAGAACCTCCGTTGCCAAGGGCATCGAGATTATCGAGGGCCTGAGAGGACATACCTCCGGATACTGCGTACCGACCTTTGTTGTCGACGCTCCGGGAGGCGGCGGAAAGACGCCGGTACAGCCTCAGTACGTAATCTCCGAGACACCGGATAAGGTGATCCTGAGAAACTACGAAGGCGTTATCACCACGTACACGCAGCCGCATCTGCCTGATCTGCCGTGCAAATGCGACTACTGCACCGGGAAGAAGACCTACAAGTATGAAGGCGTTTCCGCTCTGGGCGAAGGACTTCAGATTAAATCCATGGAGCCGGCACACCTGGCGAGACATGAGAGAAACGCGAAGAACAAGCAGAAATAA